From Aerosticca soli, a single genomic window includes:
- the speA gene encoding biosynthetic arginine decarboxylase, translating to MASSWNLDAARHTYAVTHWGDGYVDIGADGAVTLRPQGARGPALSLPAIVEQARAKGLRLPLLVRFPDILADRLRRLREAFAAAIADYGYGGGYSAIYPIKVNQQHGVVAELVAAGGEGFGLEAGSKPELMAVLAMARPGSIVICNGYKDREYVRLALVGKKLGLRVHLVIEKLSELEHVIAEARALDVEPLLGVRVRLASIGAGKWQNTGGDKGKFGLAPAQVLMLIERLRQAGLEHTLALLHFHMGSQISNVRDIANGMREATRYFVELSRLGVPLRIVDVGGGLGVDYEGSRSRSYNSINYSLEQYAATIVQPLAEAAEAEGLAAPHILTEAGRAMTAHHAVLVANVSEVEPAPAGALPPPRAQEPAVLRHLREVHAELDTRPPLELYHEAQHHLAEGQSLYALGQLALADRARLDELYYAVMHAVRARLSPLERSHRQALDELDEKLVDKYFVNFSVFESVPDVWAIEQIFPIMPIARLDEAPTRRGVIVDLTCDSDGRIDHYVDAEGVDVSLPLHPLRTGESYRLGFFLVGAYQETLGDIHNLFGDTDAVNVRVDGAAFSFAHVRRGDTTDRMLDYVGYDLDLLRTRYAERIAAAGLDAAEGDRLAALLEAGLIAYTYLDEG from the coding sequence ATGGCCAGTTCCTGGAATCTCGACGCCGCCCGCCACACCTACGCCGTGACGCACTGGGGCGACGGTTACGTCGACATCGGCGCCGACGGCGCGGTGACCCTGCGTCCCCAGGGCGCGCGCGGACCGGCGTTGTCGCTGCCGGCGATCGTCGAGCAGGCACGCGCCAAGGGCCTGCGCCTGCCGCTCTTGGTGCGCTTTCCCGACATCCTGGCCGATCGCCTGCGCCGGCTGCGCGAAGCCTTCGCCGCGGCGATCGCCGATTACGGCTACGGCGGCGGCTACAGCGCGATCTATCCGATCAAGGTCAACCAGCAGCACGGTGTGGTCGCCGAGCTGGTGGCGGCCGGCGGCGAGGGCTTCGGCCTCGAGGCCGGCTCCAAGCCCGAGCTGATGGCGGTGCTGGCGATGGCGCGGCCGGGCTCGATCGTGATCTGCAACGGCTACAAGGACCGCGAATACGTGCGCCTGGCGCTGGTCGGGAAAAAGCTCGGCCTGCGCGTGCATCTGGTGATCGAGAAGCTCTCCGAGCTCGAGCACGTCATCGCGGAGGCGCGCGCGCTCGACGTCGAGCCGCTGCTCGGCGTGCGCGTGCGGCTGGCTTCCATCGGCGCCGGCAAGTGGCAGAACACCGGCGGCGACAAGGGCAAGTTCGGGCTGGCGCCGGCGCAGGTGCTCATGCTGATCGAACGCCTGCGCCAGGCCGGGCTGGAACACACGCTCGCGCTGCTGCATTTCCACATGGGTTCGCAGATTTCCAACGTGCGCGACATCGCCAACGGCATGCGCGAGGCGACCCGCTATTTCGTCGAGCTCAGCCGCCTGGGCGTGCCGCTGCGCATCGTCGACGTGGGCGGCGGGCTCGGCGTGGATTACGAAGGCTCGCGCTCGCGCAGCTACAACTCGATCAACTATTCGCTGGAGCAGTACGCCGCCACCATCGTGCAGCCGCTGGCCGAGGCGGCGGAGGCCGAGGGGCTCGCCGCGCCGCACATCCTCACCGAGGCCGGCCGCGCGATGACCGCGCATCACGCCGTGCTGGTGGCCAACGTCAGCGAGGTCGAGCCGGCGCCGGCCGGCGCGCTGCCGCCGCCGCGCGCCCAGGAACCGGCGGTGCTGCGCCACCTGCGCGAGGTGCACGCCGAGCTCGACACGCGCCCGCCGCTCGAGCTCTATCACGAGGCCCAGCATCACCTGGCCGAGGGCCAGAGTCTGTATGCGCTCGGTCAGCTCGCGCTGGCCGACCGCGCCCGGCTGGACGAACTCTATTACGCGGTGATGCATGCGGTGCGCGCTCGGCTCTCGCCGCTGGAGCGCTCGCACCGGCAGGCGCTGGACGAGCTGGACGAGAAGCTGGTCGACAAGTACTTCGTCAATTTCTCGGTGTTCGAGTCGGTGCCCGACGTGTGGGCGATCGAGCAGATCTTCCCGATCATGCCGATCGCGCGGCTGGACGAGGCGCCGACCCGGCGCGGGGTGATCGTCGACCTCACCTGCGATTCGGACGGCCGCATCGACCACTACGTGGATGCCGAGGGCGTGGACGTCAGCCTGCCGTTGCATCCCCTGCGCACGGGCGAGAGCTACCGGCTCGGCTTCTTCCTGGTCGGCGCCTATCAGGAGACGCTCGGCGACATCCACAACCTGTTCGGCGACACCGACGCGGTGAACGTGCGCGTGGACGGCGCGGCGTTCAGCTTCGCCCACGTGCGGCGCGGCGACACCACCGACCGCATGCTCGACTACGTCGGCTACGACCTCGATCTGTTGCGCACGCGCTATGCCGAGCGCATCGCCGCGGCGGGACTCGATGCGGCCGAGGGCGATCGGCTGGCGGCGCTGCTCGAGGCCGGGCTCATCGCCTACACCTATCTCGACGAGGGCTGA
- a CDS encoding antitermination protein NusB, which yields MAVHGAPWFAGWGTLALINAGLAQGKNRSGLAWFLLSLLLGPVATLILVLMPKLRERMF from the coding sequence ATGGCCGTGCACGGCGCGCCCTGGTTCGCCGGCTGGGGCACGCTGGCGCTGATCAACGCCGGGCTGGCCCAGGGCAAGAACCGCAGCGGCCTGGCCTGGTTCCTGCTCTCGTTGCTGCTCGGGCCGGTGGCCACGCTGATCCTGGTGCTGATGCCCAAGCTGCGCGAGCGGATGTTCTGA
- the speE gene encoding polyamine aminopropyltransferase, with translation MSTPSWFTEAHQASGSSIGFRVEKLLHAEKTPFQTIEIYQTTDWGNLMVIDGCVMLTSRDNFLYHEMMTHPALFTHARAKRVVIIGGGDCGTLREVLKHEEVEKATQVEIDERVTRLAEQYFPELCESNADTRAELKFADGIKYMAEAEAESIDLVIVDSTDPVGPAEGLFNAAFYTSCYKALRHGGILVQQSESPLVHLELIKAMRAAMRTAGFSAVKTLPFPQPCYPTGWWSCTMARKGGELSGFRERGAAAKSFATRYYNAEVHKGALALPEFLREALGE, from the coding sequence ATGTCGACGCCCAGCTGGTTCACCGAAGCCCACCAGGCTTCCGGCTCCTCCATCGGTTTTCGCGTGGAAAAGCTGCTGCACGCGGAGAAAACCCCTTTCCAGACCATCGAGATCTACCAGACCACCGACTGGGGCAACCTGATGGTGATCGACGGCTGCGTGATGCTGACCAGCCGCGACAACTTCCTCTACCACGAGATGATGACCCACCCGGCGCTGTTCACCCACGCGCGGGCCAAGCGCGTGGTGATCATCGGCGGCGGCGACTGCGGCACCCTGCGCGAGGTGCTCAAGCACGAGGAAGTGGAAAAGGCCACCCAGGTGGAGATCGACGAACGCGTGACGCGCCTGGCCGAGCAGTACTTCCCGGAACTGTGCGAGTCCAATGCCGATACGCGCGCCGAGCTCAAGTTCGCCGACGGCATCAAGTACATGGCCGAGGCCGAGGCCGAGTCGATTGACCTCGTCATCGTCGACTCCACCGATCCGGTGGGTCCGGCCGAGGGCCTGTTCAACGCCGCGTTCTATACCAGCTGCTACAAGGCGCTGCGCCACGGCGGCATCCTGGTGCAGCAGAGCGAATCGCCGCTGGTGCACCTGGAACTCATCAAGGCGATGCGCGCGGCGATGCGCACGGCCGGCTTCTCGGCGGTGAAGACGCTGCCGTTCCCGCAGCCGTGCTATCCCACCGGCTGGTGGAGCTGCACGATGGCGCGCAAGGGCGGCGAGCTTTCCGGCTTCCGCGAACGCGGCGCCGCGGCCAAGAGCTTCGCCACCCGCTACTACAACGCCGAGGTGCACAAGGGCGCACTGGCGCTGCCGGAATTCCTGCGCGAGGCGCTGGGCGAATAG